DNA sequence from the Vicia villosa cultivar HV-30 ecotype Madison, WI linkage group LG3, Vvil1.0, whole genome shotgun sequence genome:
AAAAACCTCTGACTCCTACTCTGTTTATTATGAAAATACAGATTTTGGCTGCAGAATTGGATGGGTCCATCCCTGACTGGTTCCTCATCCTTTATTCACTGGTTTGTTGCTCTCTATCTCTATTTTTTCCTTGCATTCTTATATCTTTGATTATTGAGGTTAATTGTGAGCCCTTTATGTTTCTGCTCATGGCTGTTTCATGGGAGATGCTATATCTGGCATACAGAGAAAGCAGGAAGCATTGTTGCATTTTTTCCTCACGCTTCTTTATCTAGAATTTTCTGTGTTTGTGCATGCTTATTCTCTCCTTagatcttttcttctttttattatatcaaaatatcGTTTACTTGACATGTATGTATGTAGTAATTGGTTTATTGATAAACCTTTCTCTCCCATATCTTTTAAGCAAATATAATCCCTATTAATTTTTTCAGGTAATTTTTAGAGCACATAAATATGCTCAATTTGATCCGGTTTTGGTTAAAGCCTTAATTTTCATATCTTGATATCtttaattttcttctaccttctgCAGTGCGGGTCATGTGGAATCTACTGAAGATCCTTGGACTGAATACAATGGATCCCGAACTCAAAATGGTTATGATAGTAGTAGCAATAGCAACAGTAGCAGTATCAGTAGCTTAAGTGCCAGCTCTAGTGATAGTGATTACAAGACTACAGGACCAAGTGAACTAGAGGCAGATGCTGATTCTTTAGCGTGTAGACAGTCTATGATTTCTTCTGTTGATCGATTGGGAAGTGATGGCCCCAAATTGGTATGTTATCTATTTCTgataaagtatttttttttaaaatttttttaactaGAAAATTTATCAAGACGagcaaaagaaaattacaaagaaCTTGGAGGATAATCGATTATCCAAAACTACTAAAGTTAGTCACCAAAATTTTCCCTATTCTTGAGGCTGTTTTCAGTGATGTTTTTTCCTTGGATTGAAAGGAAGCATAATAACAGTGTAACATTTTTCTTGTGTTTAATGTTTGAATGCATCTGCTACTATGATATGGGTGAGAGTAGGAATAGTAACCTCAGGTTCAATGTATGAGTACACAGTCTCCATAAGTTCTGGAACGGGTATACATGTACCTATAGTTTTGCAGTATTCTTATAAGATAGTTGCAACATGCTTGCTACTTCTTAAGTTGGCCTCTTATTTTGTTGTATGCACATGAAGATGGCTATTTCACCGTGTCTATTAAATAAATTGAGAAAATTGATTATTGCAGTTTTTCTTCTGCTTGAAAAGATGATTATCTGACATATCATAGTTTTTTTTAGAATAGAAAATCTTTTAAAACTTTACTATTTTGCCAATCTTAAATTTTGTACAATTGGAGATTAGTGGTGATTGTTATTGCTGTGCAGGGCTCTAAGCGGTCTCGACCAGGAACACAGTCATTAAGTGCTACTACAAATATTCCTGGGCAAGCTGCGTACATGTCTGATTTTGGTTCCATGGAAGTTAACAATTCAGCCATTACAAGAGCTGAGAATGAGCCACTTGGGTCTTACTGGGACTGGGGTGACAATGATGAGGAGAATAGAGGCATGGAAATGGATATTCAAGCTCTTTTATCCGAGTTTGGTGATTTTGGCGACTTCTTTGAAACTGATGATTTACCTTTTGGAGAGGTATCTGAATATTTTTAGTACTATATTTACAGGATTCCTTCTTTGATTTCTACATTTTTCTCTGCATGATAAAAAGAGCTATTAAGTTATGCTCAAGGGTTTAAACTGTTGTGAAACACATTTGAACTCTTAAATTGTCCATAGTTTAAATATTAATAGAGTTTGGGTTTGacctaactcaaccttacaaaatcggcttgtaaggtgaggagtgtcactcTTTATAACTTTAGTCAAGCCTTATCTTTAATCTATGTGAGACTCTTAATGCACCTTATCACGCCCAACACTATTGGACTTGTTGGTGGATATAGATGGAGTGTGACCTAACCCAACCTTACAACATTGACTTTATAAACTTTAGGCAAACCTTATCTTCAATCTATGTGGGACTCTTAGCAAATATTTATAAACTTATAGTTACATTTTAACATCTATTAGCTTGCATTTTTCCTTGAGCTGAAGAATTGTTTAAAAGTAAACTTTTAACCTTGTTCAGTTTCTTTTCATAATGAAATAGTTAAGCATAGGtagacatttttctattttagGGTGTTTATGAACTTGATCAATTAAGGTTTTGCTTTTCCTATGCACAAAAAAACATTATACATACATTTTTCTGTTTTCActtttttggttgtttgttatacaAAGAGGGCTTGTATATGCTCTTAATTTCTTATGCCTTGTCTTTCTTTCTGATTTAAGGAAACATATATAGTAAACAGGAACCATATGTAACTTTATTTCTACATGATATTCTATTACTAATTTAAAATTTAGATTTAAGGTATCCTTTGGTTGATTGAATGGATTGTACTATTTTCAAAGTTTACTCTGAATCTTGTTCCGTAAATCATGAATGCTGCATGATTATAAGCTTCTTTTCACAATTCTAGTATTATGAATCTTTCCCTCTGTTTCTTGGTCTCTAATATACTGGTTTCTAATTGTACAATAAATTTTCTGGCAAAGCCCCCAGGAACTGCTGAATCTCAGGCCCTTATATTGTCTGCCCCGGATTGTGGAGATGTCAACAGTAGTCCAGTTGGTAACGATATGATGGATGTTTCAGATCAAATGCATTTGCctgttgggttttcttcgttTGAGAGCTTTAATCCAACTCCTCCACCAGTCATGGAGGAATGTCCTAACAAAGATCAAGATAACTTGAATAACTCCATGTCAATGGGTGCAACTAATCAAACTCAAATGTTGTATACAGGGGAGTTTGATCATATAATAAAAGCTGAAGCAATGATGACATTCGCTCCTGAATTTGGAGCTGTTGAGGCCCCTACTAGTGGGTTATCCACAACATTATTCAGAAGCCCTTACTTTCCAAATTCTCGAAAAGCAGAGAGTTCAAATTCTTGTTCAAACAATTACTTGTATGGTGCAGAGCCACCCTCTTCTTCCTATATTGAAGGATCAGAGGGGAAGAATGGACTGGTTATCAATACAAAAACATGTTCCGGAAAAAATGATACAAGTATGACTCTCCACTCAAAAAATTACTATACTTTTGTGGAGAGTAGGAAAGACATAAATGACAAAAAAGCAGTTGCAGGTGTTAACAACATTGCTAAATCTGAGGGGATAATGCAACCTCCGTTCTCGAACATTGGTTCTAATGCCTCTGTCAAGTCTGTTTTAAGGAAGATTACCGAAAGCACAAAGGACACTGAAGGCACAAAGGATGCAGAGCATTTCACTCTATCTGCAAAAACATTATTGGCAACTGATGTTACCTGTGCTATGTCACAAGCTTCCATGTGCAGGTTACGACACACACTTTTGTCTTCTGGTAACAACCTCATTCCTGTTGGTTTGAGCAGGTCCACTGGGGTTACATTTTCTAATCAGCTTCCTAATGATCCGAGTACCACTACAGATAACATATCTGGCAAGTatgaggtgaaaaagaaagaaaatataccAGTTAGGATTGCAGGTGATATTGATGGAGGGATGCTTGATGGGCACCTCAATGCACCTGTTGGTGTTTGGCGCTCTGTAGGAGCTTCAAAAGTTGTAAAACCTTCCAGTTCACCAAACTTGGAAGTTGGTCCTTCCTTTTCCCATAATTCATTCAAAGAAGAAGGCATCCTTTCTTATGGTCAAAGAAAGCCACTTCAGGAGCTTCTTGATGGTATCACATTACTTGTCCAACAGGCTACTTCCTTTGTTGATCTGGCATTGGATGCGGATTGTGGTGATGGTCCTTATGGCCTGCTTGCGTTGCAAGAACAGTGGAGGCGTGGGTTTTGTTGTGGGCCTTCAATGGTCCATGCTGGTTGTGGGGGAACTCTTGCCTCTTCTCATTCGCTGGATATTGCTGGTTTGGAATTAGTGGATCCACTTTCTTCTGATGTAAGCCTTTATTGCACATACTTTTCTAAAATGTTCCATCTACTAATCCATGTTGATTTGTAAATTCACAAACCATTGGTGTCTCTCTCCTCAAGGACAGGGTTTTAAGATTTGGTCTCTGGTTATAGTACTAAATAGCTACTGATAAAATAGGCTGTATGTTTCATTTTATACTTAGCTTGTCGGTATTCTGAATTTACAGGTTCATGCTTCTACTGTGATCAGTTTGCTACAATCTGACATCAAAACAGCTTTAAAGTCGGCATTTCCCAATTTGGAAGGGCCACTATCTGTGACTGATTGGTGTAAAGGACGCAACCAGTTAGTAGATACTGGAAGCATAGTTGACGGGGTTTCTGCTGAATCTAGCATTAGTGAATGTAGGGATTCTTCGGAACCATTGAGCCCATCCCAATCATCTGTTTGTGGATCATCCAGTTTTAAAGGTATAAGTTTGCTTGTGCATTAGTGATAGAAGCCTTGTTTTCGGTCTACTAATAAATTTTGAATGTTACTGCAGTTTCCAGCATGATGGATAGTGCCAAGGTGGATGAGACTTCTCAAAGGAGATCTGGTCAAGATATGTGTAATTCAGAATCAGAGCAGCACCTGTGCTCCCGGCTAAAACCTACCCTCATTGCTGTTCCATTTCCTTCTATACTTGTAGGGtatgtgcacttgcagtcatttttttatgtttaaaGTCAAGGATGCTTGACTATATAATTATCCAGGACACAAGGCTTTTGATAGTATTTTAATGCATTTGATGATTTAGATTAGTGTTGCCCCTGTAATAGGTATCAGGATGATTGGCTCAAGGCATCAGCAAACTGTCTGCAGCACTGGGAAAAGGCTCCTCTTGAACCTTATGCTCTGCAGAAACCTGTACGCTTATAATTACCAGTTGATGATGTTGCTGGCAAATGAGTTTtacaactttctttcatttatgTAATTGTATGTATTTTTGGTTACATTTACAGGTTACATATCACGTCGTATGTCCTGACATTGATCCCCTTACTTCTGCTGCTGCTGATTTTTTTCAGCAACTAGGAACAGGTGAGTAGTGGTAATTATGCTTCAATTGATCTATAAGGTCTGTTTGATGACATTTTTGAGGTTGCATATTTTAAATCTTTATCCTTACATTCTGGCTATAGTAAATTTTGTATACATATCTAACTATTTAAAATGGAGGTATATTAGACAATATAAAGGATGTGAAAATAGGGAGAAACTATAGTAGGACTAGGATCTTttattttggaaaagaaaaaagtatTTCTTAATGGGGGGATAGTTTCTATTTGAAGTTCTTAGAGCTGTTTATGTTGTTGGACTTTCCTGTGTCACACCAATTAACAATAACAATAGTTGTATGCTATGCCAGAAGTATGCTTCCTGAATTTTGTTCTCTACTACTGTTGATTTAAGTTCCAACTATTTTTGTTCCTTCACTATGCTTTTTTGCATTGAGTTGTTCTATCAgtcttatttttttctcttttttcagtCTATGAGATGTGCAAGTTAGGTACTCATTCACCTCTGGTCTTGGGGAATCAGATGGAGATTGAGCCTGCAAAGTCGTCATCTTGTGGTTTTGTTTTACTTGATTGTCCCCAATCAATGAAGATTGAGAGCAGCAATGCATCTCTTGTTGGTTCAgttagtgattattttttatctttatctAATGGTTGGGACCTGACTAGTTATCTCAAGTCTCTTTCAAAGGCGCTGAGAGCTTTAAACCTCAACTCCTGTCTTTCTGTGAACCCCACTGAAGGAAGTAACAATTCCTGTTTGGTAAGTGACTTGTCTATTGGTTTGATACTGTAGATTATTGGCTATAATGTATTTTTAACCTACTGATGAAATAACATCATGATAACCCATGGTTCTGTTcatataagaaaaaaaagaaaattctaTATTTCTCACCGTATTTTTTTGGCAAATCTACATTCTTAGATGTTTTTGATCTCATCCTTTTTTTTGTTTCCTTACATTTAGGTAATCTATGTGGTGTGCCCGTTTCCTGATCCATCTGCAATTTTACAAACTGTGATTGAATCATCAGTTGCCATTGGATCAGTTATCCAACAGTCAGATAGAGAGAGGAGATCTAGCTTGCACAGTCAGGTTGTAAAGGCATTGAGTGGTTTGGCAACTGTTGATGAAGCTTCAGCATCTAATATCCCTGTGCTTTCTGGGTTTAGTATTCCTAAATTGGTCTTGCAGATAATTACAGTTGATGCCATTTTCAGAGTCACAAGTCCATCAGTGAGTGAGCTTGTTATTTTAAAAGAGACTGCCTTTACTGTGTACAGCAAGGCTCGTCGTGTTTCACGTGGCATTTCTAGTGATTTATCTCAATTGGCATTTTCTAGTAGATCTCAGTCTGTTATGCCCCAAATGCCTTCTCCCATCTCTGGGATGTGGAAAGACTGTGTTGGTCCTCGGATGGCAGGACATTCTATTTCGAGAGAGGGTGACATTGATACTAGCTTGAGACCTGGTAATTGGGATAATTCTTGGCAACCGACAAGGTCTGGGGTTCTAAACTGCGATCCAAGTAGAACTGGGGATGTCTTTCCTCATGATGAAATTCGCTACATGTTTGAACCCCTCTTTATTCTTGCTGAACCAGGTTCTCCAGAACATGGTATTTCAGTTATTGGTAGCCCCGGTTCAGAAACTTCCAAGGCATTGGCAGATGACAGTAGTGGTAACCACGTGCAGAGTACAAGTACATCTGGGAGTGTGGATTCTGCTTCAAGCATTGATGGATCTGGGTCTGATCAAAAGACTCTTCCAAGCTTACACTGTTGCTATGGATGGACGGAGGACTGGCGTTGGCTTGTATGCATCTGGACAGATTCAAGGGGAGAATTGCTCGACACGAATATATTTCCCTTTGGTGGAATAAGCAGTAGGCAGGATACAAAAGGTCTACAGTGCCTTTTTGGCCAAGTTCTTCAACAAGGTTGTCTGATACTTCAATCTTGTGAGCCTGGTCTTGCAAAGCCTCGGGATTTTGTGATAGCACGCATTGGAGGTTTCTATGAGCTTGAGTACCTTGGTAAGATTTCTGTCTCTGCATATCTGCTATGTTTTTGAGGTACATTATACATACACGGGTTTGAAACATGGCAGACATTTTTTTAATGACAACGTCGTTGACTTTCTGTGGAAGTTAATTAAAAATCACTTCTACCAAACTCAAGTGAGTAGGTTGTAGTCACACAATGTTGTAGGCTTGAGTGTATATTGTGCCACAGCTGCGAATTGGCCAACCAAACCTTGACTTACTGGACCAAGCTTGGCAAATGGTATGCCTGTTAGACCAAGCTCCCTAGGTTATAGGGAGGTGATTAGCAGTTGGAGAGGATATTAGTGTTAGGAATCTTTCTTTTGGTAATATTGAAAAAATTCTCAAAACTGGGCAGAATTGAATAAACAAGAGAATGATTCTAACTAGAATAAAGATTGATCAACAAAATTGAGAAAAGAAGAAGTCCTTAAATATCTTTTTGATACTATCAATTGAATGTGTACTAGGATTGAAAGCAAAGATACAATAGTATGCAAAGAAGATGATAACTTTGCACTCAAGGCCACCCCAAAGGAGCACTCTCCTTTCACTAGAGCTTTCTCTAGTAACACTTTAGTTATTTACAGTCATCTCTCCCTTCTACCAATTGAGGGCTATATAAAGACTTTACTAGAATAACCAAAATAACAACTCTGAACAACCACttaacaatttcataacttacTACCTAACTTCTACCTACCCCATTATCCAATATTATAGTCTAACAGTTAGTCGTTGGGTTGTTTATCGACATAAATTCTTTCTTTGAGAAGCCGGGACTCTAGTTTTCCCTTGCAAGAGCTTGGGCTCTCCTTTCAGTTTAAAATAACAATCTTACATCAGTTTTTATTGGTGCTCTGTCCTTCTATGTGTAGAATCATTAGATTTAGCAGTGGTGTGCAATTATGAATTGTGTACCACAATATGTCGAATCGAATGAGCAACTCAATTGCAATAATGAAATTTAGCTCACTTCATTTATTTTACTTTAGTACATTCAAAATATTAATTCTCGATTAGAGGGAACTCACTTTCGattatctaatctttgtttcATTATAGTGTGTTATATGTAAATAAGTGATTGAATCTCGGAATGGGGTAAAATAGAAAATACACATCTCTGATGTTATATATTAAACATTGGTTTTTTAATCTgtggtttatttaatttttatacgtAAGTTAGGACCATTAACTGTTTGGTCTATCAAATTGAGCCCTATTGCTTTCTATTGGTAATGATGGCAGTTATCCACTCGTAATTAGACATCTGCTGTTAGACCATGTTCATTCTGTTCCAATCTTCAAGTTATTCGTATATACTTGCATTCAGTTGGAAATTTGTATTTTTCTTATTCTTGATATAATAGCCAATAGATGCTAATGTAActgatattttattcaaacaGAGTGGCAGAAAGCCATTTATTCAGCTGGTGGATCTGAGATGAAAAGATGGCCTCTACAACTCCGTAAGTCTCTGTCTGATGGGATGGCCTCAAATAGTAATGGTTCTTCTCTGCAACAACCAGATATGAGTTTGATCCCAGAAAGAACTCTTCCTTCCTCCCCTAGTCCTTTGTACAGCCCTCATGCCAAACCAACTGGTTTTATAAAAGGCAATTTAGGGCAATCTGCTTCAAGGAAGCAGGTAATGGGTGGACATTCTATGGTTGAAAATTCAAGGGGTTTGCTTCATTGGGCACAAAGCATTAGTTTTGTTGCAATTTCTATGGACCATACGCTTCAACCAGTTCTCCCAGCCGATTCATCATCTCCTGGTAAGTGATCTTTACCACAatagtttttttctctttttattattCAATGACATTCCCAAGttgaaattttatataattttgaaCCACGTCTAACTCAACCTAAATCCAGTTTTGATGTATATTTCACTGTCTGATTAAGAAAATTTAGAAAAGCATCCCTCTGGGCCTGAAATTATGGAACTGCATTATGTTAATTATGCTAATGCTAATGATAGACTTCATTGTTCTGAACTTAAGGtttctggatttttttaaaattgtacatTTAATAGCAAAAGATAATAGGATTTGGCATTTCTGAAATAACCAAAAtacaaattttagaattttttttgttgGTAATTCATACTTGAATATTCTTTATGAAGTAAATCATTCCAGTATTACTAGTAAAAAACTTTTTGGGAGGAGCTGAAAGTGTATGGGTGATGTCTTTTGTAGGTAATGTAGAAGGTTTCACCCCAGTGAAGTCTCTTGGTTCTGCATCTTCTGCATATGTTATAATTCCTTCTCCCAGCATGCGGTTCCTTCCTCCAACAGCCCTTCAACTCCCCACATGCCTCACTGCCGAGTCTCCGCCTCTAGCTCATTTGCTTCACAGCAAGGGTTCAGCTCTTCCGTTCTCCACAGGATTTGTGGTTTCAAAAGCAGTTGCTTCCATGAGGAAGGACTATCGAAGCAACCTGAAAGAAGAATGGCCTTCAGTACTTTCAGTGAGCCTCATCGATTATTATGGATGTTCTAACATCACCCAAGAGAAGTTTGTTCGAGGAATTAACAAGCAGGGTGGTAGAGGTTTGAGCTGGGAAGCTAAAGATTTTGAAACTGAGACACACTTGATTCTGGAATCCCTTGCAGCAGAGCTTCACGCCTTGTCATGGATGACAGTCAGCCCCGCATACCTAGAAAGAAGAACAGCACTTCCATTCCATTGTGACATGGTTCTAAGACTAAGGCGACTTCTTCACTTCGCTGATAAAGAGCTCCATAAGAAGACAGATAAATCTTGACTTTAATTTATATACAATGAAGGTGACATTATTCTTTACTCA
Encoded proteins:
- the LOC131661603 gene encoding mediator of RNA polymerase II transcription subunit 13 isoform X1 yields the protein MWTNVFKIGSLHQISWFQFLPHEPDMNPLPDKSVKADQKDAAMLLVLSSHLQLQKEGFLSSWTNSFVGPWDPSQGLHNPDEKIKLWLFLPGRHSAVSETAQPALSGLRVVASGLWVAPGDSEEVAAALSQALRNCIERSLLGLYYMRFGDVFSKVHQFQREELLRRGHPAFEFVFAATEEAIFIHVIVSSKNIRMLSTGDLEKLLKHSTETTYRLPVIVSPHGIRGSLTGCSSSDLVKQSYFSSSSKLRVSNGIIGLPYHASQGVGCQLRGQNCFVEVSLGFPRSETDKALQSNKNVVRNLPKSPVTGQSDHKGSPDHLSDNEKTFLYPAESVLVPVFQTSLARSSLKRFWLQNWMGPSLTGSSSFIHCAGHVESTEDPWTEYNGSRTQNGYDSSSNSNSSSISSLSASSSDSDYKTTGPSELEADADSLACRQSMISSVDRLGSDGPKLGSKRSRPGTQSLSATTNIPGQAAYMSDFGSMEVNNSAITRAENEPLGSYWDWGDNDEENRGMEMDIQALLSEFGDFGDFFETDDLPFGEPPGTAESQALILSAPDCGDVNSSPVGNDMMDVSDQMHLPVGFSSFESFNPTPPPVMEECPNKDQDNLNNSMSMGATNQTQMLYTGEFDHIIKAEAMMTFAPEFGAVEAPTSGLSTTLFRSPYFPNSRKAESSNSCSNNYLYGAEPPSSSYIEGSEGKNGLVINTKTCSGKNDTSMTLHSKNYYTFVESRKDINDKKAVAGVNNIAKSEGIMQPPFSNIGSNASVKSVLRKITESTKDTEGTKDAEHFTLSAKTLLATDVTCAMSQASMCRLRHTLLSSGNNLIPVGLSRSTGVTFSNQLPNDPSTTTDNISGKYEVKKKENIPVRIAGDIDGGMLDGHLNAPVGVWRSVGASKVVKPSSSPNLEVGPSFSHNSFKEEGILSYGQRKPLQELLDGITLLVQQATSFVDLALDADCGDGPYGLLALQEQWRRGFCCGPSMVHAGCGGTLASSHSLDIAGLELVDPLSSDVHASTVISLLQSDIKTALKSAFPNLEGPLSVTDWCKGRNQLVDTGSIVDGVSAESSISECRDSSEPLSPSQSSVCGSSSFKVSSMMDSAKVDETSQRRSGQDMCNSESEQHLCSRLKPTLIAVPFPSILVGYQDDWLKASANCLQHWEKAPLEPYALQKPVTYHVVCPDIDPLTSAAADFFQQLGTVYEMCKLGTHSPLVLGNQMEIEPAKSSSCGFVLLDCPQSMKIESSNASLVGSVSDYFLSLSNGWDLTSYLKSLSKALRALNLNSCLSVNPTEGSNNSCLVIYVVCPFPDPSAILQTVIESSVAIGSVIQQSDRERRSSLHSQVVKALSGLATVDEASASNIPVLSGFSIPKLVLQIITVDAIFRVTSPSVSELVILKETAFTVYSKARRVSRGISSDLSQLAFSSRSQSVMPQMPSPISGMWKDCVGPRMAGHSISREGDIDTSLRPGNWDNSWQPTRSGVLNCDPSRTGDVFPHDEIRYMFEPLFILAEPGSPEHGISVIGSPGSETSKALADDSSGNHVQSTSTSGSVDSASSIDGSGSDQKTLPSLHCCYGWTEDWRWLVCIWTDSRGELLDTNIFPFGGISSRQDTKGLQCLFGQVLQQGCLILQSCEPGLAKPRDFVIARIGGFYELEYLEWQKAIYSAGGSEMKRWPLQLRKSLSDGMASNSNGSSLQQPDMSLIPERTLPSSPSPLYSPHAKPTGFIKGNLGQSASRKQVMGGHSMVENSRGLLHWAQSISFVAISMDHTLQPVLPADSSSPGNVEGFTPVKSLGSASSAYVIIPSPSMRFLPPTALQLPTCLTAESPPLAHLLHSKGSALPFSTGFVVSKAVASMRKDYRSNLKEEWPSVLSVSLIDYYGCSNITQEKFVRGINKQGGRGLSWEAKDFETETHLILESLAAELHALSWMTVSPAYLERRTALPFHCDMVLRLRRLLHFADKELHKKTDKS
- the LOC131661603 gene encoding mediator of RNA polymerase II transcription subunit 13 isoform X2 translates to MWTNVFKIGSLHQISWFQFLPHEPDMNPLPDKSVKADQKDAAMLLVLSSHLQLQKEGFLSSWTNSFVGPWDPSQGLHNPDEKIKLWLFLPGRHSAVSETAQPALSGLRVVASGLWVAPGDSEEVAAALSQALRNCIERSLLGLYYMRFGDVFSKVHQFQREELLRRGHPAFEFVFAATEEAIFIHVIVSSKNIRMLSTGDLEKLLKHSTETTYRLPVIVSPHGIRGSLTGCSSSDLVKQSYFSSSKLRVSNGIIGLPYHASQGVGCQLRGQNCFVEVSLGFPRSETDKALQSNKNVVRNLPKSPVTGQSDHKGSPDHLSDNEKTFLYPAESVLVPVFQTSLARSSLKRFWLQNWMGPSLTGSSSFIHCAGHVESTEDPWTEYNGSRTQNGYDSSSNSNSSSISSLSASSSDSDYKTTGPSELEADADSLACRQSMISSVDRLGSDGPKLGSKRSRPGTQSLSATTNIPGQAAYMSDFGSMEVNNSAITRAENEPLGSYWDWGDNDEENRGMEMDIQALLSEFGDFGDFFETDDLPFGEPPGTAESQALILSAPDCGDVNSSPVGNDMMDVSDQMHLPVGFSSFESFNPTPPPVMEECPNKDQDNLNNSMSMGATNQTQMLYTGEFDHIIKAEAMMTFAPEFGAVEAPTSGLSTTLFRSPYFPNSRKAESSNSCSNNYLYGAEPPSSSYIEGSEGKNGLVINTKTCSGKNDTSMTLHSKNYYTFVESRKDINDKKAVAGVNNIAKSEGIMQPPFSNIGSNASVKSVLRKITESTKDTEGTKDAEHFTLSAKTLLATDVTCAMSQASMCRLRHTLLSSGNNLIPVGLSRSTGVTFSNQLPNDPSTTTDNISGKYEVKKKENIPVRIAGDIDGGMLDGHLNAPVGVWRSVGASKVVKPSSSPNLEVGPSFSHNSFKEEGILSYGQRKPLQELLDGITLLVQQATSFVDLALDADCGDGPYGLLALQEQWRRGFCCGPSMVHAGCGGTLASSHSLDIAGLELVDPLSSDVHASTVISLLQSDIKTALKSAFPNLEGPLSVTDWCKGRNQLVDTGSIVDGVSAESSISECRDSSEPLSPSQSSVCGSSSFKVSSMMDSAKVDETSQRRSGQDMCNSESEQHLCSRLKPTLIAVPFPSILVGYQDDWLKASANCLQHWEKAPLEPYALQKPVTYHVVCPDIDPLTSAAADFFQQLGTVYEMCKLGTHSPLVLGNQMEIEPAKSSSCGFVLLDCPQSMKIESSNASLVGSVSDYFLSLSNGWDLTSYLKSLSKALRALNLNSCLSVNPTEGSNNSCLVIYVVCPFPDPSAILQTVIESSVAIGSVIQQSDRERRSSLHSQVVKALSGLATVDEASASNIPVLSGFSIPKLVLQIITVDAIFRVTSPSVSELVILKETAFTVYSKARRVSRGISSDLSQLAFSSRSQSVMPQMPSPISGMWKDCVGPRMAGHSISREGDIDTSLRPGNWDNSWQPTRSGVLNCDPSRTGDVFPHDEIRYMFEPLFILAEPGSPEHGISVIGSPGSETSKALADDSSGNHVQSTSTSGSVDSASSIDGSGSDQKTLPSLHCCYGWTEDWRWLVCIWTDSRGELLDTNIFPFGGISSRQDTKGLQCLFGQVLQQGCLILQSCEPGLAKPRDFVIARIGGFYELEYLEWQKAIYSAGGSEMKRWPLQLRKSLSDGMASNSNGSSLQQPDMSLIPERTLPSSPSPLYSPHAKPTGFIKGNLGQSASRKQVMGGHSMVENSRGLLHWAQSISFVAISMDHTLQPVLPADSSSPGNVEGFTPVKSLGSASSAYVIIPSPSMRFLPPTALQLPTCLTAESPPLAHLLHSKGSALPFSTGFVVSKAVASMRKDYRSNLKEEWPSVLSVSLIDYYGCSNITQEKFVRGINKQGGRGLSWEAKDFETETHLILESLAAELHALSWMTVSPAYLERRTALPFHCDMVLRLRRLLHFADKELHKKTDKS